Proteins encoded together in one Chloroflexota bacterium window:
- a CDS encoding mandelate racemase/muconate lactonizing enzyme family protein has product MRIIDVRSYVLKSPLGDQGFYASQESFSERSSCLVRIETDAGLVGWGEAGLWGAPEPVAAMIDHVLTPRIMGMNPLHMDVIWEKLYAHIRDWGRQGTAVEAISGVDIACWDIAGQALEQPIHALLGGAYRDRVKAYATGGYYKGGPENWADTGALAAEVERHAATGFRALKIKVGLLSVAEDLARVKAARRALDACAPSGERFPYMVDANHAYPPHIAIKVGRGLEEEDTLWFEEPVIPEDRRGYRQVAETLDLAIAGGECEHTRFSFRDLILDGCIDIAQPDICGTGGISEAVKIATLAGTFDVQVYPHVWGSGIALAAALHFIASLPPSPHSANPLPALNEPMLEFDRNPNPLRDTLLREPFTLEDDGAVLIPQRPGLGIEVDEAVVTQYGPQ; this is encoded by the coding sequence ATGAGAATTATTGACGTTCGCAGCTACGTGCTGAAGAGTCCACTTGGCGATCAAGGCTTCTACGCCTCTCAAGAGTCCTTTTCCGAACGCAGTAGTTGCCTCGTGCGCATCGAGACGGACGCCGGTCTGGTCGGTTGGGGAGAAGCAGGCCTCTGGGGCGCGCCGGAACCGGTAGCTGCCATGATCGACCACGTCCTTACACCCCGTATTATGGGCATGAATCCATTGCACATGGACGTCATCTGGGAGAAACTTTACGCGCACATTCGCGATTGGGGACGACAGGGGACCGCCGTAGAAGCAATCAGTGGCGTGGACATCGCGTGCTGGGACATTGCGGGCCAAGCGCTGGAGCAGCCAATTCATGCCCTGCTTGGCGGCGCGTATCGCGACCGGGTGAAGGCATATGCAACCGGTGGCTACTACAAGGGTGGCCCGGAAAATTGGGCCGATACCGGAGCTTTGGCGGCGGAAGTCGAGCGGCACGCCGCCACGGGCTTTCGCGCACTCAAGATCAAAGTCGGCTTGCTCTCGGTGGCCGAAGACCTTGCCCGCGTTAAGGCTGCGCGGCGCGCGCTCGATGCCTGTGCCCCCAGCGGTGAACGCTTTCCCTACATGGTGGACGCCAACCATGCCTATCCGCCGCACATCGCCATCAAGGTGGGCCGTGGTTTAGAGGAAGAAGATACCCTGTGGTTTGAAGAACCGGTTATTCCCGAAGACCGCAGGGGGTACCGCCAGGTCGCCGAGACCCTCGACCTTGCCATCGCGGGCGGAGAGTGCGAGCACACGCGATTCAGCTTCCGCGACCTCATCCTTGATGGCTGTATAGACATCGCGCAACCCGACATCTGTGGGACGGGCGGTATTTCGGAAGCCGTCAAGATTGCTACCCTCGCCGGCACATTCGACGTTCAGGTATATCCGCACGTCTGGGGGTCCGGTATCGCCCTGGCCGCCGCGCTGCATTTCATCGCGTCTTTGCCGCCCAGCCCGCATTCGGCGAATCCGTTGCCTGCCCTCAATGAACCGATGCTGGAGTTTGATCGCAATCCCAACCCCTTGCGCGATACGCTGCTGCGTGAACCCTTCACCCTGGAGGATGACGGGGCGGTGTTGATTCCACAACGGCCGGGTCTGGGTATCGAGGTAGACGAGGCAGTGGTTACTCAATACGGACCGCAATAA
- a CDS encoding homocysteine S-methyltransferase family protein: MGILQMLEKDVVLGDGGYIVELEKRGYVIAGAFTPELALEYPSAIREMHVEFLRAGSEVLQVMAFYGSRSKLETVGQADRTFEINQKTTQIAKDVAGDKALVAGDLSATWKWEADNPTGNAAIAGIFDEQIEAQEGVDFFIGETFWHLGEALLCLERIKAKSNLPAMITMSFRATTETDDGYSAADCARMLADAGAEIVGANCMRDPVHTYPILEEMRVATDAYIAAQPVAHRTSDEVPWFTGTSAFPDKLEPTQMTRYEMADYAVKAKAMGVNFIGACCGTVAMHVREMAKVLGKFEEEAIWQPDPDKPMSETEFNWERRQES, from the coding sequence ATGGGCATCTTGCAGATGTTGGAGAAAGACGTCGTACTCGGTGATGGCGGCTACATTGTTGAACTTGAGAAGCGTGGCTATGTCATCGCTGGAGCATTCACTCCCGAACTGGCGCTGGAATACCCGAGCGCAATTCGTGAGATGCACGTCGAATTCTTGCGGGCTGGTTCGGAAGTCTTGCAGGTAATGGCATTCTACGGCAGTCGCAGCAAGCTCGAGACCGTGGGCCAGGCCGACCGGACGTTCGAGATCAATCAGAAAACTACACAGATTGCGAAAGACGTGGCCGGTGACAAAGCGCTTGTGGCCGGCGACCTGAGCGCGACGTGGAAGTGGGAAGCGGATAATCCCACCGGCAATGCCGCGATTGCCGGAATATTCGACGAGCAGATTGAGGCGCAAGAAGGCGTAGACTTCTTCATTGGTGAGACCTTCTGGCACTTGGGCGAGGCGTTGCTCTGCCTAGAGCGCATCAAGGCCAAGTCAAACTTGCCCGCCATGATTACCATGTCATTCCGCGCAACAACGGAAACGGACGACGGTTATTCCGCTGCCGACTGCGCGCGCATGCTGGCGGATGCGGGCGCGGAAATCGTCGGCGCGAACTGCATGCGCGATCCGGTGCACACGTATCCCATTCTTGAGGAGATGCGTGTTGCGACCGATGCCTACATTGCCGCCCAGCCGGTGGCGCACCGCACCAGCGACGAGGTGCCGTGGTTTACGGGTACTTCGGCGTTTCCTGACAAGCTGGAGCCGACGCAAATGACGCGCTACGAGATGGCGGACTACGCGGTGAAGGCCAAGGCCATGGGCGTAAACTTCATCGGCGCCTGTTGTGGAACGGTTGCCATGCACGTCCGCGAAATGGCCAAGGTGCTCGGCAAATTTGAAGAGGAAGCGATTTGGCAGCCGGACCCCGACAAGCCCATGAGCGAGACGGAGTTTAACTGGGAACGGCGTCAGGAGAGCTGA
- a CDS encoding DegT/DnrJ/EryC1/StrS family aminotransferase, whose protein sequence is MTGQLALDGGAPVRTTPLPGAYPGATIIGEEEKRAVNEVLERRSPFRYYGPDPAYKVNELEQTVASLIGIEHAVGVTSGTAALIVALRALGVGPGDEVIVPAATFYGCVNAVVACQAVPIFADLDETVSISAESVEHVITPRTRAVMVVHWRGAAADLQPLLEVGKRHGVAILEDCAQSFGAQYHGRFVGGLGDINIFSFQMNKVISAGEGGMVVTNDPVLHQRTIACQDQGTPRKSEGADLAPFFGENYRMSELTAAVLIEQVQKLERLRAHVRHLGGIIKEGVSGLPGVRVRPLADTRGDTGVSPGFVFDTVELCAWARQALAAEGVPIKFPYGGVPVYMHEPIVEKRMWHQGASPWDPRLYAGSVDYGPGLCPRAEELMPRVCEYHLSMDWTEQDARDVAAGLRKVMSAVPCALLDPARVA, encoded by the coding sequence ATGACTGGACAGCTAGCGCTTGACGGCGGCGCGCCGGTGCGCACGACACCGCTACCGGGAGCGTACCCGGGCGCAACTATTATCGGTGAGGAAGAGAAGCGGGCCGTGAATGAGGTCTTGGAGCGGCGCTCGCCGTTTCGCTATTACGGTCCCGACCCGGCGTACAAAGTGAATGAGCTGGAGCAGACGGTTGCATCGCTCATCGGCATTGAGCACGCCGTGGGCGTGACTTCAGGCACGGCGGCGCTGATTGTGGCGCTCCGCGCGCTCGGCGTGGGGCCCGGCGACGAGGTGATCGTGCCTGCCGCCACCTTCTACGGTTGTGTAAACGCCGTGGTCGCGTGCCAGGCAGTGCCGATATTCGCCGACCTGGACGAAACTGTGAGCATTTCCGCCGAAAGTGTCGAGCATGTCATCACACCGCGCACACGGGCCGTGATGGTGGTGCACTGGCGCGGTGCGGCCGCCGATCTGCAGCCGTTACTCGAAGTGGGTAAACGACATGGGGTGGCTATTCTGGAGGACTGCGCCCAGTCGTTTGGCGCGCAGTATCACGGCCGGTTCGTCGGCGGGCTGGGTGACATAAACATCTTCAGCTTCCAGATGAACAAAGTGATCTCTGCCGGTGAGGGCGGCATGGTCGTCACCAATGACCCCGTCCTTCACCAACGCACCATCGCCTGCCAGGACCAGGGCACGCCCCGCAAGAGTGAAGGCGCGGACCTGGCGCCGTTCTTCGGCGAGAACTACCGCATGAGCGAGCTTACCGCGGCGGTGCTCATAGAGCAGGTGCAAAAGCTGGAGCGGCTGCGCGCGCACGTACGCCACCTCGGCGGCATCATCAAAGAGGGTGTGAGCGGCTTGCCAGGCGTACGCGTGAGGCCTTTGGCGGATACCAGGGGTGATACCGGTGTCAGTCCAGGGTTTGTCTTCGATACGGTAGAACTCTGCGCGTGGGCCAGACAGGCGCTCGCGGCGGAAGGTGTGCCGATCAAGTTTCCCTACGGCGGCGTGCCAGTCTACATGCATGAGCCGATTGTGGAAAAACGCATGTGGCACCAGGGCGCGTCGCCGTGGGACCCGCGTCTCTATGCCGGCAGTGTGGACTACGGCCCCGGCCTCTGCCCGCGGGCGGAGGAACTTATGCCGCGTGTTTGTGAATACCATCTCAGCATGGACTGGACGGAACAGGACGCGCGTGACGTTGCCGCCGGACTGCGCAAGGTCATGTCGGCGGTACCGTGCGCGTTACTGGATCCGGCGCGCGTGGCGTAG
- a CDS encoding cupin domain-containing protein, with product MAWKQSESADVMDTPAIHDGDGVITRRRFFRDTARLPVRVEIWELPPGASEGSHSHDGDDALEEFYYFIEGQGVMWMNGQELTVRPGDAVMAPPGVDHGFRNTGDETLKLLLIWGAPAGEL from the coding sequence ATGGCATGGAAGCAGAGCGAATCGGCGGACGTGATGGACACGCCCGCCATCCACGACGGGGACGGTGTGATCACGCGCCGGAGATTCTTCCGGGACACCGCGCGGCTGCCCGTCCGCGTCGAGATATGGGAACTGCCGCCGGGCGCGAGTGAGGGATCCCATAGCCACGACGGCGACGACGCGCTGGAGGAGTTTTACTACTTCATCGAGGGTCAGGGCGTCATGTGGATGAATGGACAAGAACTGACGGTCCGGCCGGGAGACGCCGTCATGGCTCCTCCCGGGGTTGACCACGGTTTCCGCAACACCGGCGACGAAACGCTGAAGCTGCTCCTGATCTGGGGCGCACCGGCAGGAGAGTTGTAA
- the solA gene encoding N-methyl-L-tryptophan oxidase, giving the protein MKAEHFDTIVVGVGGMGSAAVYHLARRGERVLGLEQFDIPHDMGSSHGVTRVIRLTYFEHPSYVPLLARAYALWRELEQAGDEQLLYITGSIDAGAPDSFVVEGSMNSCEEHELAHEVLTSAELTQRFPGFNLPPEMMAVWQPDGGFLLPERCIVHHVLQAQALGGEVRAREAVVDWKADQGSVTVRTTRATYTAKRLIFTAGAWSQSLLARLGQNAVPERQVMGWFQPAQPELFNRERFPVFNCLVPEGHYYGFPIHGIPGFKIGKYHHLLQQTAPDDVDRECHLEDEEALRACTQNYLTGGMGATLALKTCMFTNTPDGHFIMDHHPEHANVVIAAGFSGHGFKFCSVVGEIVAEMALDGESRHDIGMFGLNRFD; this is encoded by the coding sequence ATGAAGGCAGAGCACTTTGACACAATTGTCGTAGGCGTAGGGGGCATGGGGAGTGCTGCCGTCTACCACTTAGCGCGGCGCGGCGAGCGAGTCCTCGGACTGGAGCAATTCGACATTCCCCACGATATGGGGTCGTCGCACGGCGTAACACGCGTCATTCGGCTCACGTATTTCGAGCACCCTTCATACGTGCCGCTGCTGGCGCGGGCATACGCGCTCTGGCGCGAACTCGAGCAGGCCGGCGACGAGCAGTTGTTGTATATCACGGGCTCTATCGATGCCGGTGCGCCTGACTCGTTCGTTGTCGAGGGTTCGATGAATTCCTGCGAGGAACACGAACTGGCACACGAGGTGCTGACAAGTGCGGAGTTAACGCAACGATTTCCGGGATTCAACCTCCCGCCGGAGATGATGGCCGTGTGGCAGCCGGATGGCGGGTTTCTGCTGCCGGAGCGCTGCATCGTGCACCACGTGCTGCAAGCACAAGCGTTGGGCGGGGAAGTGCGAGCGCGTGAAGCCGTAGTCGATTGGAAGGCAGATCAAGGAAGCGTGACCGTCCGCACCACCCGCGCCACCTACACTGCCAAGCGACTAATCTTCACTGCCGGCGCCTGGAGCCAGTCCCTGCTTGCGCGGCTGGGCCAGAACGCCGTGCCTGAACGCCAGGTCATGGGGTGGTTCCAACCGGCGCAACCGGAGCTGTTCAACCGGGAACGCTTCCCGGTTTTCAACTGTCTTGTGCCGGAAGGGCATTACTACGGCTTCCCAATTCACGGCATTCCAGGATTCAAGATTGGGAAGTACCACCACCTTTTGCAGCAGACCGCGCCGGACGACGTGGACCGCGAATGCCACCTTGAAGATGAGGAAGCACTGCGTGCTTGTACACAGAATTACCTTACCGGGGGCATGGGAGCTACGCTGGCATTGAAGACGTGCATGTTCACCAATACGCCGGATGGACATTTCATCATGGACCATCATCCGGAACATGCCAACGTGGTGATTGCGGCGGGCTTCTCCGGCCACGGCTTCAAGTTCTGCAGCGTGGTGGGAGAGATAGTCGCTGAGATGGCGCTAGACGGCGAGTCGCGGCACGATATTGGGATGTTCGGCCTCAATCGCTTTGACTGA
- the groL gene encoding chaperonin GroEL (60 kDa chaperone family; promotes refolding of misfolded polypeptides especially under stressful conditions; forms two stacked rings of heptamers to form a barrel-shaped 14mer; ends can be capped by GroES; misfolded proteins enter the barrel where they are refolded when GroES binds) yields MAKQVVLNEEARRALMGGIEKVADAVESTLGPKGRNVALGKKYGAPVVTHDGVTVAKEIELEDGLENVGAQLIKEAASKTNDIAGDGTTTATVLAHTLITEGHRNVVAGVNPMIMKRGLEHATRVVVDELRNIATPVTGRAQVAEVASISAADSEIGELIGDVMDKVGKDGVITVEEGRGIGFSVEFVEGMEFDRGYISPYFVTNSDRMEASIEDPYIFITDKKLSAGNDVLPLLEKFVQAGQKNLVVIAEDVEGEALAMFVVNKMRGVLNCVALKAPGYGDRRKEMLQDMAVLTGGQVISEELGRRLDQVALEDLGRARRVVSDKDNTTFVEGHGDSEEVKGRINQIKAQVEETTSDYDREKLEERVAKMSGGVAVINVGAATEVELKEKKHRVEDALSATRAAVEEGIVPGGGIALLNALPALDGLKLDGDEAVAVTIMRRALEAPIRRIAQNAGQDGSVIAQEVRRLAKSRRNKNVGFNVLTAEYVDMIESGIIDPLKVTRSAVENAASVAAMVLTTDALVVDIPEPPAPAPAEGEGMPY; encoded by the coding sequence ATGGCAAAGCAGGTAGTACTGAATGAAGAAGCCCGGCGCGCGCTAATGGGCGGCATCGAGAAGGTGGCCGACGCGGTCGAGTCTACTCTCGGTCCCAAGGGGCGCAACGTAGCACTGGGCAAGAAGTACGGCGCACCGGTCGTTACCCACGACGGTGTCACTGTCGCCAAGGAAATCGAACTTGAGGATGGGCTCGAGAACGTCGGCGCCCAACTCATCAAGGAAGCAGCCAGCAAGACCAACGACATTGCCGGTGACGGCACCACGACCGCGACCGTGCTGGCGCACACCCTCATTACCGAGGGACACCGCAACGTGGTTGCCGGTGTCAACCCCATGATCATGAAGCGCGGCCTGGAGCACGCCACCCGCGTCGTGGTCGACGAGCTTCGGAACATTGCCACACCCGTTACGGGCAGAGCCCAGGTTGCCGAAGTTGCCTCGATCTCCGCAGCCGATAGCGAAATTGGCGAGCTCATTGGCGACGTGATGGACAAGGTCGGCAAAGACGGCGTCATCACGGTGGAAGAAGGTCGCGGAATCGGCTTTTCCGTCGAATTCGTGGAAGGCATGGAGTTCGACCGGGGCTACATCTCCCCGTACTTTGTAACCAACTCCGACCGCATGGAAGCCTCTATCGAGGACCCGTACATCTTCATTACCGACAAGAAGCTCAGCGCTGGCAACGACGTGCTGCCGCTACTTGAGAAATTCGTGCAAGCCGGCCAGAAGAACCTGGTAGTCATTGCCGAAGATGTCGAGGGCGAAGCCCTGGCAATGTTCGTCGTGAACAAGATGCGCGGTGTGTTGAACTGCGTCGCCCTGAAGGCTCCCGGCTACGGCGATCGCCGCAAAGAGATGCTGCAGGATATGGCAGTCCTCACCGGCGGCCAGGTGATCTCCGAAGAGCTGGGTCGACGCCTCGACCAAGTTGCGCTTGAGGACCTCGGTCGCGCCCGTCGCGTCGTTTCCGATAAGGACAACACGACGTTTGTCGAGGGCCACGGTGACTCTGAGGAAGTCAAGGGTCGCATCAACCAGATCAAGGCTCAGGTTGAAGAGACTACGAGCGACTACGACCGCGAGAAGCTGGAAGAGCGCGTAGCCAAGATGTCCGGCGGCGTGGCCGTCATCAACGTGGGCGCGGCCACCGAAGTCGAGTTGAAAGAGAAGAAGCACCGCGTCGAGGATGCACTCTCGGCGACGCGCGCTGCAGTTGAGGAAGGCATCGTCCCTGGTGGCGGAATTGCACTGCTCAACGCTCTGCCCGCGCTGGACGGCCTAAAGCTCGACGGCGATGAAGCCGTGGCGGTGACGATCATGCGCCGCGCACTGGAAGCGCCGATCCGGCGCATCGCGCAGAACGCCGGCCAGGACGGCTCCGTCATTGCCCAAGAGGTTCGCCGCTTGGCCAAGAGCCGCCGCAATAAGAACGTTGGCTTCAACGTGCTCACCGCTGAGTATGTTGACATGATCGAGTCGGGCATCATCGACCCGTTGAAGGTCACCCGCTCGGCAGTCGAGAACGCGGCTTCGGTCGCAGCCATGGTACTGACCACGGATGCGCTGGTGGTTGACATTCCTGAACCGCCGGCACCCGCACCCGCCGAAGGCGAAGGGATGCCTTACTAG
- a CDS encoding MBL fold metallo-hydrolase: MSLRLTLLGTGTPTPSLERAGCSFLVERRGDSLLFDCGPAAVQRLLAMGAAPAKITHVFLTHLHYDHCMDYGYLVLTRWDQGAGQIPDLKVYGPEGIGHMTHLLFGEEGAFQADLAGRTLHPGSHLIYEHRGGELPRQRPAPQVGEVDAGAQIDGNDWQVQVADMVHCQPYLKSVAYRFNSPEGCIVVSGDTAPNAQLVALARGANVLLHMCHFLNGVETDPRITSSCSGHLDAARTAAQAGVEKLVLIHLTEQITRPGIRERMIAEAAEVFGGTIILGEDLMEIPLDPIRPEPIL, from the coding sequence ATGTCACTTCGACTTACCCTGCTTGGCACCGGAACGCCAACCCCCTCCCTGGAACGTGCAGGTTGCAGCTTCCTGGTGGAACGAAGAGGCGATTCGCTGCTATTCGACTGTGGGCCCGCGGCCGTACAGCGTCTCTTAGCGATGGGAGCAGCGCCTGCGAAAATTACCCATGTCTTCTTAACCCATCTGCACTATGACCACTGCATGGATTACGGCTACCTGGTTCTCACGCGCTGGGATCAAGGCGCTGGGCAAATACCCGATCTGAAGGTCTATGGTCCCGAGGGTATCGGGCACATGACACACCTGCTCTTTGGCGAAGAGGGCGCTTTTCAGGCGGATCTCGCCGGCCGCACGCTCCATCCGGGCAGTCACTTGATCTACGAACACCGGGGCGGCGAACTCCCACGCCAGCGCCCCGCGCCGCAGGTGGGGGAGGTGGATGCCGGGGCGCAAATCGATGGAAACGACTGGCAGGTGCAGGTTGCAGACATGGTCCATTGCCAGCCGTACCTCAAGTCGGTGGCGTATCGATTCAATAGCCCTGAGGGATGCATCGTGGTTTCGGGTGACACGGCCCCCAACGCGCAACTCGTGGCACTGGCACGCGGCGCAAACGTGCTCTTGCACATGTGCCACTTTCTGAATGGCGTTGAAACGGACCCGCGCATAACTTCGTCGTGCTCGGGACATCTTGACGCCGCGCGCACGGCAGCTCAAGCAGGTGTTGAGAAACTGGTGCTGATCCACCTGACCGAACAGATTACGCGGCCCGGTATCAGGGAACGCATGATTGCCGAGGCGGCAGAGGTCTTCGGCGGCACGATAATTCTCGGTGAGGACTTGATGGAGATACCGCTGGACCCAATTCGACCTGAGCCAATACTCTAG
- a CDS encoding FAD-dependent oxidoreductase: MQSHARLVIIGAGIVGCSVAYHLTKRGWQDIVVVDQGPLFDTGGSSSHAPGLVFQTNASKLMTTLAKETVELYGRLELDGEPCWYGVGSLEVAFTEARWQDLHRKLGFAKSYGLDASLISPQETLDLVPLLNPSVIHGAYFVPSDGIAKPVRAAEAMSRYSKAHGAAFYGNTMVTNIVVKGGRVQAVETTAGRIAADQVLICAGIWGPRVGRMAGVSIPLLPVQHQYTRTAPLPALQGETREVDHPIVRHQDYAMYFRQEGDCYGIGNYKHEPLPVEADDILSPAEAERAPAMMDFTPEHFTVARQAADELFPALRNLELTDAFNGMFSFTPDGLPILGEAPQVDGLWIAEAVWITHGGGVGSVVAEWMAEGMPSLDLREADYSRFPAHAHTPAYVRARGAQQYREVYDIIHPQQQLETPRNVRCSPFHPRLEALGAVFFESAGWERPQWFEANKDLIADDAMPVRTGWEAQHWSPIQAGEHRATRERVAMYDLTAFTKIEVSGPGALDYLQSISANQIDRPVGKVVYTAMLNRNGGIQCDLTLTRLARDRFLVLTGGASGIRDLAWLRSHAPSDDSVTIDDVTSEYCGIGLWGPRARDVLQQVCADNVSNRAFPYFASKALSIGTAPARALRVSYVGELGWEIYVPTEYGLGTWDALWEAGQHFGMIAAGGGAFDSLRLEKGYRLWGADIHTDYNPYEAGLGWAVKLNKGDFIGREALMRSREAGIERRLCCLTLDDPSHVVMGKEPILDGERVLGYVTSANTGYTVGKSIAYGYLPIECATEGTSLTIDYFGRRYEATVTEEPLFDPSHARLRS; encoded by the coding sequence GTGCAGTCGCATGCGCGTCTTGTCATCATTGGCGCCGGCATTGTGGGGTGCAGCGTCGCCTATCACCTCACGAAGCGCGGCTGGCAAGATATCGTAGTGGTGGATCAGGGGCCGCTGTTCGACACCGGCGGTTCGTCCTCCCATGCCCCCGGCCTCGTGTTCCAAACCAACGCTTCCAAGCTCATGACCACGCTTGCCAAGGAAACGGTTGAACTCTACGGCCGGCTTGAATTGGACGGCGAGCCCTGCTGGTACGGTGTGGGCAGCTTGGAGGTGGCGTTTACTGAGGCGCGCTGGCAGGACCTACACCGCAAGCTGGGCTTTGCCAAGTCATACGGACTAGATGCCAGCCTAATTTCTCCTCAAGAGACGCTCGACCTCGTGCCGTTGCTGAACCCCAGCGTAATCCACGGCGCGTACTTCGTCCCCAGCGACGGTATCGCTAAGCCCGTGCGCGCGGCAGAAGCGATGTCGCGCTATTCAAAAGCGCACGGTGCCGCATTCTATGGAAATACCATGGTCACCAACATCGTGGTTAAGGGCGGGCGCGTGCAAGCGGTGGAGACCACGGCAGGCCGCATTGCTGCCGACCAGGTGCTCATTTGCGCCGGTATCTGGGGGCCGCGTGTCGGGCGTATGGCGGGTGTCTCAATCCCATTGCTGCCAGTGCAGCACCAATACACGCGCACAGCTCCGTTGCCCGCTTTGCAGGGAGAGACTCGCGAGGTCGACCATCCCATCGTGCGGCATCAGGACTACGCCATGTACTTTCGCCAGGAAGGCGACTGCTACGGCATCGGGAATTACAAGCACGAACCCTTGCCGGTGGAGGCGGACGACATTCTCAGCCCCGCGGAAGCAGAGCGCGCCCCAGCCATGATGGACTTTACGCCGGAGCACTTTACGGTCGCGCGACAGGCGGCTGACGAGCTCTTCCCCGCGCTGCGCAATCTTGAGTTAACGGACGCCTTCAACGGCATGTTTTCCTTCACGCCGGACGGCCTGCCCATCCTGGGTGAAGCGCCGCAGGTAGATGGACTATGGATCGCTGAAGCGGTCTGGATTACGCATGGCGGCGGTGTGGGCAGCGTGGTTGCGGAATGGATGGCGGAAGGCATGCCGAGCCTTGATCTGCGGGAGGCGGATTACAGCCGGTTCCCGGCTCACGCGCACACGCCGGCATATGTAAGGGCCCGCGGGGCGCAGCAGTACCGCGAGGTCTACGATATCATCCACCCCCAGCAGCAGCTGGAGACCCCCCGCAACGTGCGGTGCAGTCCGTTCCACCCGCGTTTGGAAGCGCTTGGAGCCGTCTTCTTCGAGAGCGCCGGCTGGGAACGCCCGCAATGGTTTGAGGCCAATAAAGACCTCATTGCGGATGATGCTATGCCGGTAAGAACTGGCTGGGAAGCCCAACACTGGAGCCCCATTCAGGCTGGCGAACACCGTGCGACCCGCGAGCGCGTAGCCATGTATGATCTTACGGCGTTCACGAAGATAGAGGTAAGCGGTCCAGGCGCACTGGACTATCTGCAGTCCATCAGCGCGAACCAGATCGACCGCCCGGTGGGCAAGGTCGTCTACACGGCGATGCTCAACCGGAATGGCGGCATCCAGTGCGATCTCACGCTCACACGTCTCGCAAGAGACCGCTTTCTCGTGCTCACCGGCGGCGCCAGTGGGATACGGGACCTGGCATGGCTGCGCAGCCATGCGCCATCGGACGATTCGGTGACCATAGACGACGTCACGTCGGAGTACTGCGGTATTGGCTTGTGGGGGCCGCGAGCACGCGACGTATTGCAGCAGGTGTGCGCAGACAATGTATCGAACCGCGCATTTCCGTACTTCGCGAGCAAAGCGCTTTCTATCGGTACCGCACCTGCCCGCGCCTTGCGTGTTTCCTATGTCGGCGAACTGGGTTGGGAGATCTATGTCCCTACCGAGTACGGCCTGGGCACGTGGGATGCCCTTTGGGAAGCGGGACAGCACTTTGGCATGATTGCGGCCGGCGGTGGGGCGTTCGACTCGCTGCGCTTGGAGAAGGGATATCGCTTGTGGGGTGCGGACATCCACACGGATTACAATCCATACGAGGCCGGGTTGGGCTGGGCAGTGAAGCTCAATAAAGGTGACTTTATCGGCCGTGAGGCCCTCATGCGCAGCCGGGAAGCGGGCATCGAGCGGCGACTCTGCTGTCTCACTCTGGACGATCCCAGCCACGTGGTCATGGGTAAGGAGCCCATCCTCGATGGCGAGCGTGTGCTTGGTTACGTGACCAGCGCAAATACTGGGTACACCGTTGGCAAGAGCATTGCTTATGGCTATTTGCCAATTGAATGTGCCACTGAGGGAACCAGCCTAACCATAGATTACTTTGGCAGGCGGTACGAGGCTACGGTAACGGAAGAACCATTGTTCGACCCCAGTCACGCCAGGCTGCGAAGCTAG